Proteins found in one Mycoplasmopsis gallopavonis genomic segment:
- the ftsH gene encoding ATP-dependent zinc metalloprotease FtsH, translating to MNRKRNPWYIVFTILVILGIIGFIVYSFLSKGSGTSNLTSFTELVNKAALSDSDNIYFKEINALNNNTISYILQDGDKLINSTVAGNVDYLSNATQELVKGTKIFSTLQGENISIVGGFKGQEISSPNIFLQLLFSLIPTIIFIGAMFFIFRAQSKAMNGGANPFGEKSPAQIIKSDKKFSDVAGNKEPIEEIKEIVDYLKNPKKYQESGARMPRGILLGGPPGTGKTLLAKATAGEAGVPFFFVSASNFVELFVGMGAKRVRQVIAEARKNPAAIVFIDELDAIGRTRGSGIGGGHDEREQTLNQLLVEMDGIQENSGILFIAATNRTDVLDPALTRPGRFDRVITVGLPDVKEREEILKLHAKGKRFDSKVDFERVARRTPGFSGAQLENVINESVLLSVREKSQLITLDIIDEAIDRVMAGPAKKSRTITPEELKLVAYHEAGHAVVGIKIPGGNKVQKITIIPRGQAGGYNLMMPENEKYNYTKEELLATIASFMGGRAAEEIVYGPEKITTGASDDINKATSIARRMVTEFGMSDLGPIKYQEESGSPFLGKTLATSSSISNQISHEIDLEVRKIILEAKQIATKVINENKKLLELIKELLLEKETIIAEEIEYIAEHLELPPRKIEEKIEEKRDLTIDKLIAESDNLTEVDLKKDEQKIQELDKEIEQNN from the coding sequence ATGAACAGAAAAAGAAATCCGTGATATATAGTATTTACTATTCTTGTGATTTTAGGTATTATTGGTTTTATTGTTTATTCATTTTTATCTAAAGGATCTGGAACAAGTAATTTAACTTCTTTCACAGAACTTGTTAATAAAGCAGCTTTAAGCGATAGCGATAATATTTATTTTAAAGAAATTAATGCTTTAAATAACAACACTATTTCTTATATTTTACAAGATGGTGATAAATTAATTAATAGCACAGTTGCGGGAAATGTTGATTATTTATCAAACGCAACCCAAGAACTTGTAAAAGGTACAAAAATTTTTAGTACTCTACAAGGTGAAAATATATCTATTGTTGGAGGATTTAAAGGACAAGAAATTAGTAGTCCAAACATTTTCTTACAATTATTATTCTCATTAATCCCAACAATTATTTTTATTGGTGCAATGTTTTTCATTTTTCGTGCTCAATCAAAAGCAATGAATGGTGGTGCTAATCCGTTTGGAGAAAAAAGTCCTGCACAAATCATTAAATCTGATAAGAAATTTTCAGATGTAGCCGGAAATAAAGAACCAATTGAAGAAATTAAAGAGATTGTAGATTATTTAAAAAATCCTAAAAAATATCAAGAATCAGGAGCTAGAATGCCAAGAGGTATTCTTTTAGGGGGTCCCCCAGGAACAGGTAAGACATTACTTGCGAAAGCAACAGCGGGTGAGGCGGGAGTTCCTTTCTTCTTTGTTTCTGCTTCTAATTTCGTTGAACTTTTTGTTGGTATGGGAGCAAAAAGGGTACGTCAAGTTATAGCTGAAGCTAGAAAAAATCCTGCCGCAATTGTTTTTATCGATGAATTAGATGCAATCGGAAGAACAAGAGGTAGTGGAATTGGTGGTGGACACGACGAACGTGAACAAACACTTAACCAACTTCTAGTTGAAATGGATGGTATTCAAGAAAATTCAGGAATTTTATTTATTGCAGCAACTAACCGTACAGATGTTTTAGATCCTGCTTTAACTCGTCCAGGTCGTTTTGATCGTGTTATTACAGTCGGATTACCTGATGTAAAAGAAAGAGAAGAAATTCTTAAATTACACGCAAAAGGTAAAAGATTTGATTCAAAAGTTGATTTTGAAAGAGTCGCAAGAAGAACACCAGGTTTCTCAGGTGCTCAATTAGAAAATGTTATTAATGAATCTGTTTTACTTTCAGTTAGAGAAAAAAGTCAATTAATTACATTAGATATCATTGATGAAGCTATTGATAGAGTAATGGCTGGTCCTGCTAAAAAATCAAGAACAATTACTCCTGAAGAATTAAAATTAGTAGCATATCATGAAGCTGGTCATGCTGTTGTAGGGATCAAAATTCCAGGAGGAAACAAAGTTCAAAAAATTACAATTATTCCTCGTGGACAAGCTGGTGGATATAATTTAATGATGCCTGAAAATGAAAAGTACAATTACACAAAAGAAGAATTGTTAGCAACAATTGCAAGTTTCATGGGTGGTCGTGCAGCTGAAGAAATTGTTTATGGACCTGAAAAAATCACAACAGGTGCATCTGATGATATCAACAAAGCAACATCAATTGCTCGTAGAATGGTTACAGAATTTGGTATGAGTGATCTTGGTCCAATTAAATATCAAGAAGAATCAGGTAGTCCATTTTTAGGTAAAACTTTAGCTACAAGTTCTTCTATTTCAAACCAAATTAGTCATGAAATAGATTTAGAAGTTAGAAAAATAATTTTAGAAGCAAAACAAATAGCTACTAAAGTAATTAACGAAAATAAAAAATTATTAGAATTAATTAAAGAACTACTTTTAGAAAAAGAAACAATTATTGCGGAAGAAATCGAATATATTGCAGAACATTTAGAACTTCCTCCGAGAAAAATAGAAGAAAAGATTGAAGAAAAAAGAGATTTAACAATTGATAAATTAATAGCTGAAAGTGATAATTTAACAGAAGTAGATCTTAAAAAAGACGAACAAAAAATTCAAGAACTTGATAAAGAAATTGAGCAAAATAACTAA
- the tilS gene encoding tRNA lysidine(34) synthetase TilS, with translation MRKNKYLLAVSGGADSMFLLDAYKNKNLIVCYVNYNQREDSKLDEQLVQDFCNKNKIPIFKLILNKNSYLSGNFQDWARKERYLFFKKIYEQEKCNQLLIAHHFDDFLETAIMQKNSGKYINYYGIKKTNHFLGMKIKRPLLFCFTKARILRICKKKNIPYRDDYTNFEDKYLRNRIRKQIKNYSFFKKIIIFIYFLKENLKLRQKEKQINLEYKIWKENEFSQDVFVNFLNQESLIYKFINQHFENVNLTKGKIKEIIKFLVSKNRTSKYKLDDFNYLIKKEEN, from the coding sequence ATGCGAAAAAATAAATATTTATTAGCTGTTAGCGGTGGTGCAGATAGTATGTTTTTACTTGATGCTTATAAAAATAAAAATCTTATTGTCTGTTATGTTAATTACAACCAAAGAGAAGACTCTAAACTTGATGAACAGTTGGTACAAGATTTTTGTAATAAAAATAAAATTCCTATCTTTAAATTAATATTGAATAAAAATTCTTATCTTTCAGGTAATTTTCAAGATTGAGCAAGAAAAGAAAGATATTTATTTTTTAAAAAAATTTATGAGCAAGAAAAATGCAATCAACTACTAATTGCTCATCACTTCGATGATTTTTTAGAAACTGCAATTATGCAAAAAAATAGCGGTAAATATATTAATTATTATGGAATTAAAAAAACAAATCATTTTTTAGGAATGAAAATAAAAAGACCGTTGCTTTTTTGTTTTACAAAAGCCAGAATTCTAAGAATTTGCAAAAAAAAGAATATTCCTTATAGAGACGATTACACAAATTTTGAAGATAAATATTTAAGAAATAGAATTAGAAAACAGATAAAAAATTATTCATTTTTTAAAAAAATAATAATTTTTATTTATTTTCTAAAAGAAAATTTAAAACTTAGACAAAAAGAAAAACAAATTAATCTTGAATATAAAATTTGAAAAGAAAATGAGTTTTCCCAAGATGTTTTTGTTAATTTTCTTAACCAAGAATCATTGATTTATAAATTTATTAATCAACATTTTGAAAATGTTAATTTAACCAAAGGAAAAATTAAAGAAATAATTAAATTTTTAGTATCAAAAAACAGAACTAGCAAATATAAATTAGATGATTTTAATTATTTAATAAAAAAAGAGGAAAATTAG
- the pth gene encoding aminoacyl-tRNA hydrolase, which translates to MKLIVGLGNPGEQYKFTRHNVGFLAIDKICEKLGVTLNKSKFNGQYVKIDDLVLAKPMTYMNKSGEFISSLANYFKISTDDILVIHDEKDFPLGKSAIKIGGSGGSHNGVLNIVQQLGTTSFKRLKVGIDSPHEGPLKDFVLGRFKPQEMLVLENVLEKCSEAAIAFSFNDILSVMNKFNSKLK; encoded by the coding sequence ATGAAATTAATTGTCGGATTAGGAAACCCAGGAGAACAATACAAATTCACAAGACATAATGTAGGTTTTTTAGCAATTGATAAAATTTGTGAAAAATTGGGGGTTACTTTAAATAAATCAAAATTTAATGGTCAATATGTAAAGATTGATGATCTTGTTTTAGCTAAACCAATGACATATATGAATAAATCAGGCGAATTTATTTCTTCACTTGCAAATTATTTTAAAATTTCCACTGATGACATTTTAGTTATTCATGACGAAAAAGATTTTCCGCTCGGAAAAAGTGCGATCAAAATAGGTGGAAGCGGCGGCAGTCACAATGGAGTTTTAAATATAGTTCAACAATTAGGGACAACTAGTTTTAAACGTTTAAAAGTAGGTATTGATTCACCGCACGAAGGTCCACTTAAAGATTTTGTTTTAGGTCGTTTTAAACCACAAGAAATGTTGGTTTTGGAAAATGTTTTAGAAAAATGCTCTGAAGCAGCGATTGCTTTTTCATTTAATGACATTTTGAGCGTAATGAATAAATTTAATTCAAAATTAAAATAA
- a CDS encoding ATP-dependent DNA helicase, translating to MNNEVKELKGTFKSFIKKDGDKWGLIYFQPENEKSKIVIYAVAPLPMCHVDYEILVQPNNRNYRLLEFKPYKKENTQIDWVEFFKNHIKGVGQKSAEKINEIYGAKIFDLINFYEDNEEELKNNLTTSQIEGFKDFWKIPRNQKTIKELLGKTGEADMSSISFFYNNNLEILYNKLLEIHDNDESIDFVKFYTKNQPYILYTKYNLNLLLVDQFALLLKYSKSFPERVKAYLKFIIQEKERDNSTLLPATEIFVDLQTKTEIESPILKEILIDLCNQGYLFYYNKNGKDYFSLGSTRKKEFFIYEFLEKINNQPPKIFDSLDSSKLNDLSKKQQEAYLSFLKENILIITGGPGTGKTHLINKLNQTLKLNRYKNENDYVILAPTGRAATNISNKIKSKVKTIHSFLRIPTDLEEPEYDEDRELIKVLIIDEFSMVNLNIFEKLLRSCPNLEKLVLIGDIDQLPAIGPGNLLENLLLSNKFSATYLVDYFRSDSKTIWEHFNSIKKEGELPKFHKGIVDLYEFNDLTLTDQLVDLYSKKLQKTDLENLILLCPTYKGNEGLINLNNLIQNKINPQGRVVHTYKKLGQTIEFRVGDKVIQLENRINDEIYNGDFGRIVAVDEGTSSKAKDKKIKIEFNQGHENKTIVYTREEFYNQIALGYGVTVHKFQGSEINNVIFLVHPKHNFMLTKKMLYTGTSRAKKYLAIVTTNKSDYREINLKNEVYKKEILTNLELFLKGEKWN from the coding sequence ATGAATAACGAAGTTAAAGAGTTAAAAGGGACATTTAAATCTTTTATTAAAAAAGACGGGGATAAATGAGGACTTATTTATTTTCAACCAGAAAATGAAAAAAGTAAAATTGTGATTTATGCAGTAGCACCATTACCAATGTGTCATGTTGATTATGAAATACTTGTCCAACCAAATAATCGGAATTATCGTTTATTAGAATTTAAACCTTACAAAAAAGAAAATACACAAATTGATTGAGTTGAGTTTTTCAAAAATCATATAAAAGGTGTTGGACAAAAATCGGCGGAAAAAATTAATGAAATTTATGGAGCTAAAATTTTTGATTTAATTAATTTTTATGAAGATAATGAAGAAGAATTAAAAAATAATTTAACCACATCGCAAATAGAGGGTTTTAAAGATTTTTGAAAAATTCCAAGAAACCAAAAAACCATAAAAGAGCTTCTAGGGAAAACTGGTGAAGCAGATATGAGTTCTATTTCGTTTTTTTATAACAATAATTTAGAAATTCTTTATAACAAATTGTTAGAAATTCATGACAATGATGAAAGCATAGATTTTGTGAAGTTTTATACAAAAAACCAACCTTATATTTTGTATACTAAATATAACTTAAATTTATTGTTAGTAGATCAATTTGCTCTTTTATTAAAATACTCAAAATCTTTCCCAGAAAGAGTTAAAGCTTATTTAAAGTTTATTATTCAAGAAAAAGAAAGAGATAATTCAACTCTTTTACCTGCTACAGAAATTTTTGTAGACTTACAAACTAAAACGGAAATAGAATCACCTATTTTGAAAGAAATTCTTATAGATCTTTGCAATCAAGGTTATTTGTTCTACTACAATAAAAATGGAAAAGATTATTTTTCATTAGGTTCGACAAGAAAAAAAGAATTTTTTATTTATGAATTTCTTGAAAAAATAAATAATCAACCTCCAAAAATATTTGATAGTTTAGATTCTTCAAAACTTAATGATTTATCAAAGAAACAACAAGAAGCTTATTTATCTTTTTTAAAAGAAAATATATTAATAATTACAGGTGGCCCAGGAACAGGAAAAACTCATCTTATTAATAAGTTAAATCAAACATTAAAACTCAATCGTTATAAAAATGAAAATGATTATGTAATCTTAGCTCCAACAGGTCGTGCAGCAACAAACATTTCAAATAAAATTAAATCAAAAGTCAAAACAATTCATAGTTTTTTAAGAATTCCAACCGACTTAGAAGAACCGGAATATGACGAAGATCGAGAACTTATTAAAGTTTTAATTATTGATGAGTTTTCAATGGTTAATTTAAATATTTTTGAAAAACTATTAAGATCATGTCCTAATTTAGAAAAATTAGTTTTAATAGGTGATATTGATCAACTACCGGCAATTGGTCCAGGGAATTTATTAGAAAATCTTCTTTTATCGAATAAATTTTCAGCAACTTATTTAGTTGATTATTTTAGAAGTGACTCAAAAACAATTTGAGAACACTTTAATTCAATAAAAAAAGAAGGTGAGTTACCTAAGTTTCATAAAGGAATAGTTGATTTGTATGAATTTAATGATTTAACCTTAACTGATCAGTTGGTTGATCTTTATTCTAAAAAACTTCAAAAGACAGATTTAGAAAATTTAATCTTATTATGTCCGACTTATAAAGGAAATGAAGGTTTAATTAACTTAAATAATTTAATTCAAAATAAAATTAATCCACAAGGAAGGGTTGTCCATACTTATAAAAAATTAGGTCAAACAATTGAGTTTAGAGTTGGTGATAAAGTTATTCAATTAGAAAACAGAATTAATGATGAAATTTATAATGGAGATTTTGGAAGAATTGTTGCTGTTGATGAAGGAACTAGTTCTAAAGCTAAAGATAAGAAAATTAAAATTGAGTTTAATCAAGGACACGAAAATAAAACTATTGTTTACACAAGAGAAGAATTTTATAATCAAATTGCTCTTGGCTATGGTGTTACTGTACATAAATTTCAGGGTAGTGAAATTAATAATGTAATTTTTTTAGTTCATCCAAAACATAATTTTATGTTAACTAAAAAAATGTTATATACAGGGACTTCACGAGCAAAAAAATATTTAGCAATAGTAACCACAAATAAATCAGATTATAGAGAAATTAATTTAAAAAATGAAGTTTACAAAAAAGAAATATTAACAAATTTAGAATTATTCTTAAAAGGAGAAAAATGAAATTAA
- a CDS encoding chromosomal replication initiator protein DnaA, translated as MSNIDNNQNSTTTKALLDNYTEQFKEHMKNQIEDNMVFQTFFKKSKILSVSNNFVLISFDLKNVEYYDKYKQYYSKQINNAIKEIFGEQFSYKVQNIQDFKQEKIKEENKQIIKIPEPIIKDKTINNFLYNSINDEFTINNFVKSEFNNESTKISLNLIEKNTNI; from the coding sequence ATGAGTAATATAGATAATAACCAAAATTCAACAACCACAAAAGCTTTATTAGATAATTACACAGAACAATTTAAAGAACATATGAAAAACCAAATTGAAGATAACATGGTTTTTCAAACATTTTTTAAAAAATCTAAAATTTTAAGTGTTTCTAACAACTTTGTTTTAATATCATTTGATCTTAAAAATGTAGAATATTACGACAAATATAAACAATATTATTCAAAACAAATAAACAATGCTATTAAAGAAATTTTTGGAGAACAATTTTCTTATAAAGTTCAAAATATCCAAGATTTTAAGCAAGAAAAAATTAAAGAAGAAAACAAACAAATTATCAAAATTCCAGAACCAATAATTAAAGATAAAACAATTAATAATTTTCTCTATAACTCAATAAATGATGAATTTACGATTAATAATTTTGTTAAAAGTGAGTTTAATAACGAAAGTACTAAAATATCATTAAATTTAATAGAAAAAAACACAAATATATAA
- a CDS encoding IS3 family transposase, translated as MLIFYIFKGEKMGKHFTEEQEKEIYNTFFQLGKKDAIELMYKYGAKAKDKYVKARLRRILKHYNFNMNKKPRKPGTGRSRKAKEQDINWNIFTREDLIEIAKRYREITKDKFKTEKVQEASNINMASYKLAILLYLCRQTISKHKRNNFAPKNKSRKIKYQDLIIDSFKQNRSKYGRQKLKYFILKHYKIDINERTLGRYMNALGLFCNVRKRKKLKESKNTSIIKENIVNRDYNDVYNRNIYATDVTYLPATKDAINNNVYLSVVIKHKTKEIISFSLSKFNDSKLIYKTFENVDFEKSFILHSDHCSTYTSDDFSRFIQNKGGIISLSKVGNSLDNRVVEYWFSNLKTELIRDLNIKAMTLNELEKVISNYVHWYNKFRIQSCLNWKTPYEYSMGLSNLINC; from the coding sequence ATGTTAATTTTTTATATTTTTAAAGGAGAAAAAATGGGAAAACATTTTACAGAAGAACAAGAAAAAGAAATTTATAATACATTTTTTCAATTAGGTAAAAAGGATGCGATTGAACTGATGTATAAATATGGTGCAAAAGCAAAAGATAAATATGTGAAAGCGAGATTACGAAGAATATTAAAACATTATAATTTTAATATGAATAAAAAACCAAGAAAGCCTGGAACCGGTAGGTCAAGAAAAGCGAAAGAACAAGATATAAATTGAAACATTTTTACACGAGAAGATTTAATTGAAATTGCAAAAAGATATAGAGAAATTACAAAAGATAAATTTAAAACAGAGAAAGTTCAAGAGGCATCAAATATTAATATGGCTTCGTATAAACTTGCTATTTTGTTGTATCTTTGTAGACAAACAATATCCAAACATAAAAGAAATAATTTTGCTCCTAAAAATAAATCCAGAAAAATAAAGTACCAAGACTTGATTATTGATTCATTTAAACAAAATAGATCTAAATATGGTAGACAAAAATTAAAATATTTTATCTTAAAGCACTATAAAATAGACATAAACGAAAGAACTCTAGGAAGATATATGAATGCCTTAGGTTTATTTTGCAATGTCAGAAAAAGAAAAAAACTAAAAGAATCAAAGAACACATCTATCATAAAAGAAAACATTGTTAATAGAGATTATAATGATGTATATAACAGAAATATATACGCTACTGATGTAACATATCTTCCAGCGACAAAAGATGCAATAAACAATAATGTTTATCTTTCAGTAGTAATTAAACATAAAACTAAAGAAATAATTAGTTTTTCTCTTTCCAAATTTAATGATTCAAAATTAATTTACAAAACATTTGAAAATGTTGATTTTGAAAAAAGTTTTATACTACATTCAGATCATTGCTCAACTTATACATCTGATGATTTTTCTCGTTTTATTCAAAATAAAGGTGGAATAATTTCGCTTTCAAAAGTAGGAAATAGTTTAGATAATAGAGTTGTGGAATATTGATTTTCAAATTTAAAAACTGAATTAATTAGAGATTTAAATATCAAAGCTATGACTTTGAATGAACTAGAAAAAGTGATATCTAATTATGTTCATTGATACAATAAATTTAGAATTCAATCATGTCTGAATTGAAAAACCCCATACGAATATAGTATGGGGCTATCCAATTTAATAAATTGTTAA
- a CDS encoding helix-turn-helix domain-containing protein: MTSNSGLGKTHLLHAIANEIKKEKRSFVYFNPAIFLRDIVNLLKENNNDIITKLLEYYSNVDLVLFDDFETIAEGNKIATKNFIFQIIDTRLQNKKPTIIASQKEINSLKEVLDEKLITRLSSGFITKINEPKKEDLMKILEFLLTENGINISNINEKSKNYIIRNHSKNISSLIGAVKRIDFYKEEINNSNNTEEIIYSIFKDLVKEIDEILPENILKTIAKHYRINTKDILGKTREAKVVVARHIAMNIFKELLDWSSVEIGKYFYRDHSTVLNAFKKHKQNQINNKDNEFEIIKNKILGIN; the protein is encoded by the coding sequence TTAACAAGTAATTCTGGTTTAGGAAAAACTCATTTATTACACGCAATAGCTAATGAAATTAAAAAAGAAAAAAGAAGTTTTGTTTATTTTAATCCTGCTATTTTTTTAAGGGATATAGTTAATTTATTAAAAGAAAACAACAATGATATCATTACTAAATTATTAGAATACTACTCAAATGTAGATTTAGTCTTATTTGATGATTTTGAAACAATCGCAGAAGGAAATAAAATAGCTACTAAAAATTTTATATTTCAAATAATTGATACTAGATTGCAAAATAAAAAGCCTACTATCATTGCTTCTCAAAAAGAAATTAATAGTTTAAAAGAAGTTCTTGACGAAAAACTTATCACAAGATTATCTTCTGGATTTATAACAAAAATAAATGAACCTAAAAAAGAAGATTTAATGAAAATTTTGGAATTTTTATTAACAGAAAATGGAATAAATATTTCTAATATAAATGAAAAGTCTAAAAATTATATTATTAGAAATCATTCAAAAAATATAAGTTCTTTAATAGGAGCTGTAAAGAGAATTGATTTTTATAAAGAAGAAATAAACAATTCTAACAATACAGAAGAAATAATATATTCAATATTTAAAGATTTAGTTAAAGAAATAGATGAAATTTTACCTGAAAATATTTTAAAAACTATTGCTAAACATTATAGAATTAATACAAAAGATATTTTAGGAAAAACTAGGGAAGCGAAAGTTGTTGTAGCTAGACATATTGCTATGAATATATTTAAAGAATTGCTTGATTGATCTTCTGTAGAAATTGGCAAATATTTTTATAGAGATCACTCAACAGTCTTAAATGCTTTTAAAAAACATAAACAAAATCAAATTAATAATAAAGATAATGAATTTGAAATTATTAAAAATAAGATTTTGGGGATAAACTAA
- a CDS encoding DNA polymerase III subunit beta: MKFSIKKKIIEPIIDFIYSYIDTADTSPSGKSIGIEINSDSLKLIVNNTSFGVKKELEIDETNIMLERNGRTIINASILKNIIKKFDRIITFELVGETVVIYEGSTKFEIATIDDQRFFMIDFNEANNRFEAESKKLEKIINDVSVSTATNTDKINSTIYKCVNIKTENDNSIRFVATDSYRMSTEIMKTNKKIDINVVIEAKSLKKLITKETPKKIFVFFNDSKLGISYKETIIQLNLTNLNYLDTSKLFDFEIKNVIYIDKNELLKIINKAVFMVNEKARRLEFKFSQEGIKLNFEIPEIGSSQAYTNNYLLEGPDFEMDIDFNFLKDALSVLENDKIKINISARYDRLLFISEKDPENKQLITPLRRY; this comes from the coding sequence ATGAAGTTTTCAATTAAAAAGAAAATTATAGAACCTATAATTGATTTTATATATAGTTACATAGATACAGCAGATACATCTCCAAGCGGAAAAAGTATTGGTATAGAAATTAATTCTGATTCTTTAAAATTAATAGTAAATAACACAAGTTTTGGAGTAAAAAAAGAATTAGAAATTGATGAAACAAATATTATGTTAGAAAGAAATGGAAGAACAATTATTAATGCTTCTATTTTAAAAAATATAATTAAAAAATTTGACAGAATAATTACGTTTGAATTAGTCGGGGAAACAGTTGTAATTTACGAAGGTTCTACAAAATTTGAAATTGCTACAATTGATGATCAAAGATTTTTTATGATTGACTTTAATGAAGCTAATAATAGATTTGAAGCTGAATCTAAAAAATTGGAAAAAATAATTAATGATGTTTCTGTTTCAACAGCTACTAATACAGATAAAATCAATTCAACAATTTATAAATGTGTAAATATAAAAACAGAAAATGATAATTCAATTCGTTTTGTTGCAACAGATTCATATCGTATGTCAACAGAAATAATGAAAACTAATAAAAAAATAGATATTAATGTTGTTATAGAAGCAAAATCATTGAAAAAATTAATTACAAAAGAAACTCCAAAAAAGATTTTTGTGTTTTTTAATGACTCTAAATTAGGAATTTCTTATAAAGAAACAATAATTCAATTAAATCTAACAAATCTAAATTATTTAGATACTTCTAAATTATTTGATTTTGAAATTAAAAATGTAATTTATATAGATAAAAATGAATTATTAAAAATAATTAATAAAGCCGTTTTTATGGTTAATGAAAAAGCAAGAAGACTTGAATTTAAATTTTCACAAGAAGGAATTAAATTAAATTTTGAAATACCAGAAATTGGAAGTTCTCAAGCTTATACAAATAATTATCTTTTAGAAGGTCCTGATTTTGAAATGGATATAGATTTTAATTTTCTAAAAGACGCATTAAGTGTTTTGGAAAATGATAAAATAAAGATAAATATTAGTGCTAGATATGATAGATTGCTTTTTATTTCTGAAAAAGATCCAGAAAACAAGCAATTAATAACACCACTTAGAAGATATTAA
- a CDS encoding RNA-binding S4 domain-containing protein, whose amino-acid sequence MIIKIKGDSIKVSQFLKKIDEIQTGGAAKGFLQNNVVKINGQIAQGRSTKIRPGDIVWVNDTLIKVESELETI is encoded by the coding sequence ATGATTATAAAAATAAAAGGTGACTCAATAAAAGTTAGTCAATTTCTTAAAAAAATAGATGAAATTCAAACAGGTGGTGCAGCAAAAGGGTTTTTACAAAACAATGTTGTTAAAATTAACGGACAAATTGCCCAAGGAAGATCAACAAAAATTCGTCCTGGGGACATCGTTTGAGTAAATGACACTTTAATTAAAGTTGAATCAGAATTAGAAACAATTTAG
- a CDS encoding TM2 domain-containing protein, with product MENNFYYEIKQEKSDKSYVALCLLSFFLGCLGIDRFYAGRIGLGVCKLLFGWMRMGIWPLVDFILAIAGKQKDSEGKYITQ from the coding sequence ATGGAAAATAATTTTTACTATGAAATAAAACAAGAAAAAAGTGATAAAAGTTATGTTGCTTTATGTCTACTTTCTTTCTTTTTAGGATGCTTAGGTATTGATAGATTTTATGCCGGAAGAATCGGATTAGGTGTATGTAAACTATTATTTGGTTGAATGAGAATGGGTATTTGACCACTTGTAGATTTTATTTTAGCTATTGCAGGTAAGCAAAAAGATTCAGAAGGAAAATACATTACACAATAA
- a CDS encoding ribonuclease HII gives MLDYEINTFGPNQVVIGLDEVGRGCLAGPLVVGYVIFNSDYQNLKIKDSKKLSPKQREEVYLEIQRDALDFGYYVVSLEEIEKLGPKKASILGMEKCLKKARIKYQIVLTDYEKIQTEKPLHNLVKGDSIAISIAAASIVAKVERDKIMDQLDLQFPQYFWKNNKGYGTKKHLESLEKFGPCKYHRIKYKPVLKYLNRGEK, from the coding sequence ATGTTAGATTATGAAATTAATACTTTTGGCCCTAATCAAGTTGTTATCGGTTTAGATGAGGTTGGTAGAGGATGTTTAGCAGGACCATTAGTTGTAGGTTATGTTATTTTTAATTCTGATTATCAAAATCTTAAAATCAAAGATTCAAAAAAATTATCTCCAAAACAAAGAGAAGAAGTTTATTTAGAGATTCAAAGAGATGCTTTAGATTTTGGGTATTATGTCGTTTCTTTAGAGGAAATAGAAAAATTAGGTCCTAAAAAAGCCTCAATTTTAGGAATGGAAAAATGTTTGAAGAAAGCTAGAATTAAATATCAAATTGTTTTAACTGATTATGAAAAAATCCAAACAGAAAAACCGCTTCATAACCTTGTGAAAGGTGATTCGATCGCAATTTCAATTGCAGCTGCAAGTATCGTAGCTAAAGTAGAAAGAGATAAAATTATGGACCAATTAGATCTTCAATTTCCACAATATTTTTGGAAAAATAACAAAGGATACGGAACTAAAAAACATTTAGAATCTCTTGAAAAATTCGGTCCGTGCAAATACCATAGAATTAAATACAAACCGGTTTTAAAATATCTAAACAGAGGAGAAAAATAA